A single region of the Oscillospiraceae bacterium genome encodes:
- a CDS encoding acetate kinase gives MKILVINAGSSSMKFQLIDMTNESVLAKGICDRVGIDGTYKQKNADGKVYEAQISMPTHTDAFEILVKSLSQGECRVISDVSEISAVGHRVVHGGEKYSHSVRVDETVIADIEALSELAPLHNPGAVQGIRGCLKVFGDKLPQVVVFDTAFHQTMPPQAYLYPIPYEYYEKYKIRRYGFHGTSHQFVSERCAELMKKDIKDLKIVTCHLGNGSSITAVSGGKSVDTTMGLTPLEGVMMGTRSGSIDPSIVTFLQRKENLTPNEIDYILNKKSGILGLGGVSSDDRDNRAATEKGNMRTKQAREVQMLSVKKLLAAMAASMGGMDAVVFTGGIGENVDSFRAGVCDGLDYLGIELDSEKNEKTMFGVEDEISVKGSKTRVYVIPTNEELVIARDTMRLSK, from the coding sequence ATGAAGATTTTAGTGATCAACGCCGGAAGCTCGTCGATGAAGTTTCAGCTCATCGACATGACAAACGAGTCGGTATTGGCAAAGGGTATCTGCGACCGCGTCGGAATCGACGGGACGTATAAACAGAAAAATGCCGACGGAAAGGTTTATGAGGCGCAGATCTCAATGCCGACGCATACGGATGCGTTCGAAATTCTCGTTAAATCTCTTTCGCAGGGCGAGTGCAGGGTTATCAGCGACGTTTCCGAAATTTCAGCCGTCGGTCACCGGGTCGTACACGGCGGCGAAAAATACAGCCATTCCGTACGGGTCGATGAGACGGTTATCGCAGATATCGAAGCGCTGTCCGAACTCGCGCCGCTTCACAATCCCGGCGCGGTACAGGGCATTCGCGGCTGTCTGAAAGTCTTCGGGGACAAGCTGCCGCAGGTCGTGGTTTTCGATACCGCATTCCACCAGACTATGCCGCCGCAGGCATACCTATATCCGATTCCCTATGAATATTACGAAAAATATAAAATCCGCCGCTACGGTTTTCACGGCACCTCTCACCAGTTCGTCTCCGAACGCTGCGCCGAACTGATGAAAAAAGATATCAAGGATTTAAAAATCGTCACCTGCCATCTCGGCAACGGCTCGTCGATCACGGCGGTATCCGGCGGAAAATCGGTCGACACCACTATGGGTTTGACGCCGCTCGAGGGCGTGATGATGGGCACGAGAAGCGGTTCGATCGATCCTTCCATCGTAACCTTTTTGCAGCGTAAAGAAAATCTTACACCTAATGAAATTGATTATATTCTGAATAAAAAATCGGGAATACTCGGACTCGGCGGCGTCTCAAGCGATGATAGGGACAATCGTGCCGCAACCGAAAAAGGCAACATGCGCACCAAACAAGCCAGGGAAGTTCAGATGCTCAGCGTCAAAAAATTGCTGGCCGCGATGGCGGCGAGCATGGGCGGCATGGATGCGGTGGTCTTCACCGGAGGAATCGGCGAGAATGTCGATTCGTTCCGTGCGGGTGTCTGCGACGGATTGGATTATTTGGGTATCGAACTTGATTCTGAGAAAAACGAAAAGACCATGTTTGGTGTAGAAGACGAAATTTCCGTAAAAGGCAGCAAAACCCGCGTATATGTCATCCCGACCAACGAGGAATTGGTCATTGCAAGAGATACCATGCGGCTTTCAAAATAA
- the uppS gene encoding polyprenyl diphosphate synthase has protein sequence MKNITAFEKPPAHIAIIMDGNGRWATDRALPRSAGHTAGSQNFRKIARYADKIGIKHLTLYVFSTENWSRQKQEVDALMKLFESYLKEAISDFAKDNIIVNFLGDRTPFSDKLQKLMVGVEDLNQGKNGMRLNLAMNYGGKAEIINAARLLADEVKNGKLLPKDIDEQEFDRHLYTAGQPPVDLLIRTGGDMRISNFLLWQIAYAEIVVNKKYWPDFTEKDLDAAIEEYEKRDRRFGGIK, from the coding sequence ATGAAAAATATAACGGCTTTCGAAAAACCCCCGGCGCATATTGCAATTATCATGGACGGAAACGGCAGATGGGCTACCGACCGTGCTTTGCCGCGCAGTGCCGGTCATACCGCAGGCAGCCAGAATTTTCGAAAAATCGCCCGTTATGCCGATAAAATCGGAATTAAGCACCTTACGCTTTATGTTTTTTCAACAGAAAATTGGTCTCGGCAAAAACAAGAAGTCGATGCTTTGATGAAATTGTTCGAGTCCTATCTCAAAGAAGCGATCAGTGATTTCGCAAAAGACAATATCATCGTCAATTTTCTCGGAGACCGAACACCATTCAGTGATAAACTGCAAAAGTTGATGGTCGGCGTCGAGGATTTGAATCAAGGTAAAAACGGCATGCGTTTAAACCTCGCAATGAACTACGGCGGCAAAGCTGAGATCATCAATGCAGCTCGGCTGCTTGCGGACGAAGTAAAAAACGGCAAACTGCTCCCCAAAGACATTGATGAGCAAGAATTTGACCGGCATCTTTATACGGCGGGTCAGCCTCCGGTTGATCTGTTGATTCGCACCGGCGGGGATATGCGCATTTCGAATTTTCTGCTTTGGCAGATCGCTTATGCGGAGATTGTCGTCAATAAAAAATATTGGCCTGATTTCACCGAAAAAGACCTCGATGCGGCGATCGAAGAATACGAGAAACGGGATCGGAGATTCGGCGGAATCAAATAA
- a CDS encoding NAD(P)/FAD-dependent oxidoreductase, with amino-acid sequence MKNFDLVIIGGGPAGISAALYAKRAGVSVGVIHSGKGSLWKAEKIDNYYGFPGSINGTKLYQDGIEQARTLGIEVVEDEVVGIGYMGTYQVKGKTNEYESRALLIATGSKRTVPKIENFTDFEGKGVSYCAVCDGFFYRGKSVAVLGSGDYARAEAEELKNIATSVTILTNGEQPSADFSEFTVVIDKITSIKGDERLGEVVFENGNTLPLSGLFVAIGVAGATDFAKKLGAVTKGAYIVTDESGRTNLPGLFAAGDCTGGLLQVSIAVSKGASAGLASVEFLRKK; translated from the coding sequence ATGAAAAATTTTGATCTTGTTATCATCGGCGGAGGCCCTGCGGGGATTTCGGCAGCTTTATATGCAAAGCGCGCCGGTGTCTCGGTAGGCGTCATTCACAGCGGCAAAGGATCGCTTTGGAAAGCCGAAAAGATTGACAATTACTACGGGTTCCCCGGCTCAATCAACGGGACAAAACTCTATCAGGACGGTATCGAACAAGCACGCACCCTCGGTATTGAAGTGGTTGAGGACGAAGTTGTCGGCATCGGGTACATGGGCACCTATCAAGTCAAAGGAAAGACCAATGAATATGAATCGAGAGCGCTTCTGATTGCGACCGGTTCAAAGAGAACTGTTCCGAAAATCGAAAACTTCACCGATTTTGAAGGAAAAGGCGTCAGTTACTGCGCAGTCTGCGACGGATTTTTCTATCGGGGTAAAAGCGTAGCGGTACTCGGCAGCGGCGATTATGCCCGCGCAGAAGCTGAAGAACTCAAAAATATTGCAACCAGTGTGACGATTTTGACAAACGGTGAACAACCTTCTGCAGACTTTTCCGAATTCACCGTCGTCATCGATAAAATTACCTCAATTAAAGGTGATGAACGTCTCGGAGAAGTCGTATTTGAAAACGGAAACACCCTGCCCCTCTCCGGCTTGTTTGTCGCCATCGGCGTAGCCGGTGCGACCGATTTTGCCAAAAAACTCGGTGCGGTCACCAAAGGCGCATACATTGTAACCGACGAAAGCGGAAGGACCAATTTGCCCGGATTGTTTGCTGCAGGAGACTGTACCGGTGGTTTGCTGCAAGTATCGATTGCGGTTTCAAAAGGCGCTTCCGCCGGACTTGCTTCAGTCGAATTTTTAAGGAAGAAATAA
- the pyrH gene encoding UMP kinase, with amino-acid sequence MQLPKYRRIIIKISGEALAGSRTGGIDRDTLERVCTSVRKCHELGVQIGIVVGGGNFWRGRSSERMERTRADHIGMMATVMNSLAMADALEQLGVEVRVQTALEIKAVAEPYIRNRAVRHLEKNRVVVFGCGTGNPFFSTDTAASLRAAEIGAEVILKATNIDGVYDSDPKTNPNAKKYDIISMSEVLGQELHFMDATAAAMCKENKIPVVVFDIGDPDNIYKAVIGENVGTQVTCD; translated from the coding sequence TTGCAGTTACCCAAATACAGAAGAATCATTATTAAGATCAGCGGCGAAGCGCTTGCAGGCAGCCGGACAGGCGGAATCGACCGCGACACGTTGGAAAGAGTCTGCACGAGCGTAAGAAAATGCCATGAACTCGGGGTACAGATCGGAATTGTGGTCGGCGGGGGAAACTTTTGGCGCGGCAGAAGCAGCGAACGTATGGAACGCACGCGCGCTGATCATATCGGTATGATGGCCACGGTCATGAACTCTTTGGCGATGGCCGACGCTTTGGAACAGCTTGGTGTCGAGGTTCGGGTGCAGACCGCACTTGAAATTAAGGCGGTTGCCGAACCCTATATCCGCAACCGTGCAGTCAGGCATCTTGAAAAAAATCGTGTTGTCGTCTTTGGATGCGGAACCGGAAATCCCTTCTTTTCAACGGATACGGCGGCCTCGCTGCGTGCCGCAGAGATCGGCGCAGAAGTTATTTTGAAGGCAACCAATATCGACGGTGTTTATGACAGTGATCCCAAAACAAATCCCAACGCCAAAAAGTATGATATCATTTCGATGTCCGAGGTACTGGGGCAGGAGCTTCATTTTATGGACGCAACCGCTGCGGCCATGTGCAAAGAAAATAAAATCCCGGTTGTCGTTTTCGACATCGGTGATCCCGATAACATTTATAAAGCCGTTATCGGCGAAAATGTGGGCACACAAGTTACTTGCGATTGA
- a CDS encoding nucleotidyltransferase family protein yields MICGVTTEYNPLHNGHIHQLNELRRNGAETIVAVMSGNFVQRGEPAICDKWTRARAAVECGVDLVVELPSAWVVASAQRFAEAAVGMMAKLGVDTIGFGCECGDGKLLKSAAEYLSKEEFHFKIKKYIAKGMNYPSAVSKAAELYSDILSGANNALAIEYIRAAEKRIENCNFIAVKRIGTGHDEHETEDKFASASKIRKMIVSGENYSHFIPETMASSLEKALSEGLAPASLVRIERGIIAKLRTMSPEELRAVPDVSEGLENRILSAAKSVSDLESLYGAVKSKRFTHARIRRIILNAYLDTTASLQNAPVPYIRPLAFNKRGSELIKAAADQGLPIYTKSSKFAADPRCSAAFEHEAKTGSVYALCLPDPLKIVDEYRATPAAVL; encoded by the coding sequence ATGATCTGCGGTGTCACAACTGAATATAACCCGCTTCACAACGGACATATCCATCAGCTGAACGAACTGCGCCGAAACGGCGCCGAAACGATTGTCGCCGTGATGAGCGGTAATTTTGTGCAACGCGGCGAGCCGGCGATCTGTGATAAATGGACTCGCGCCCGTGCCGCTGTCGAGTGCGGCGTTGATCTTGTCGTCGAACTCCCCAGTGCCTGGGTTGTCGCCAGCGCACAGCGGTTTGCCGAGGCGGCAGTCGGAATGATGGCCAAACTCGGCGTTGATACGATCGGTTTCGGCTGTGAGTGCGGTGACGGTAAATTGCTCAAATCCGCCGCCGAATATCTTTCAAAAGAAGAATTTCATTTTAAAATAAAAAAGTATATCGCCAAAGGGATGAATTATCCCTCCGCCGTTTCAAAAGCCGCAGAACTTTACAGTGATATTCTCTCGGGTGCGAATAACGCGCTCGCAATCGAATATATACGCGCAGCGGAAAAACGAATTGAAAACTGCAATTTTATCGCCGTGAAACGAATCGGTACGGGACATGACGAGCATGAAACCGAAGACAAATTTGCGTCGGCATCAAAAATCAGAAAAATGATTGTATCCGGTGAAAATTATTCGCATTTTATTCCTGAAACAATGGCCTCTTCTCTTGAAAAAGCACTTTCAGAAGGGCTTGCACCGGCTTCTTTAGTCCGGATTGAACGCGGTATTATCGCCAAGCTGCGCACGATGTCACCTGAGGAACTGAGAGCCGTCCCAGACGTATCCGAAGGACTTGAAAATCGAATTTTATCGGCAGCAAAATCGGTTTCGGATTTGGAATCACTTTATGGTGCTGTAAAGTCAAAAAGATTTACACATGCGCGAATCCGCCGTATTATTTTAAATGCCTATTTGGATACGACCGCTTCTCTTCAAAATGCACCGGTACCCTATATCCGTCCGCTGGCTTTTAACAAACGCGGAAGTGAGCTGATCAAGGCAGCCGCAGATCAAGGGCTTCCGATCTATACAAAGAGTTCAAAATTTGCAGCGGATCCAAGGTGTTCTGCGGCGTTTGAGCATGAAGCAAAAACCGGTTCCGTCTATGCGCTCTGTTTACCCGACCCTTTAAAAATCGTTGACGAATATCGTGCAACACCGGCGGCGGTTTTGTGA
- the frr gene encoding ribosome recycling factor, which yields MNENIKHAEEKMKKSISALESELATIRAGRANPAVLDHITVDYYGVPTAINQVAAISVAEARILVIQPWDASLLKHVEKAIQTSDIGINPNNDGRVIRIVFPPLTEDRRRDLTKQISKNAEESKVAVRNIRRDAMEKLKAQKKASEITEDDFDDCEKEVQDLTDKYCKEIDDIIAKKERELMEL from the coding sequence ATGAACGAAAACATTAAACATGCCGAAGAAAAAATGAAAAAGTCCATTTCGGCACTTGAAAGCGAACTGGCAACCATTCGGGCCGGTCGCGCTAATCCGGCGGTACTCGATCATATCACTGTGGATTATTACGGCGTTCCCACCGCTATCAATCAAGTGGCTGCGATCTCGGTTGCCGAAGCAAGAATTCTTGTCATCCAACCATGGGATGCCTCGCTGCTGAAACATGTCGAAAAAGCCATCCAAACTTCCGATATCGGCATCAATCCCAATAATGACGGAAGAGTCATCCGAATCGTCTTCCCGCCGCTCACAGAAGACCGCCGACGTGACCTTACCAAACAGATCTCAAAGAACGCGGAAGAGAGCAAAGTCGCCGTGCGAAATATACGCCGTGATGCGATGGAAAAACTGAAAGCGCAGAAAAAAGCCTCCGAGATTACCGAGGACGACTTTGACGACTGCGAAAAAGAAGTGCAGGATCTCACTGATAAATACTGCAAAGAAATCGACGATATCATTGCAAAAAAAGAGAGAGAGCTCATGGAGCTTTAA